The following proteins are encoded in a genomic region of Variovorax paradoxus:
- a CDS encoding glutathione S-transferase family protein — MLNIWGRISSINVRKVVWCAQELGLDFQRTEAGGRFGVVQTPEYLALNPNAMVPTIDDGEGSERVTLWESNVIVRYLCAKHSHGKCYPSELPARFDAERWMDWQQTTLNRASRDAFVQWIRTLPAERDPALIAASVHASEALFALLDAHLARQPFMAGDRFTMADIPIGCEAHRWFGLPPAEYQRPSWPNLERWYGEMISRPGTRGVLDLPLE, encoded by the coding sequence ATGCTCAATATCTGGGGCCGCATCAGTTCGATCAATGTGCGCAAGGTCGTCTGGTGCGCGCAGGAACTCGGGCTCGACTTTCAACGCACCGAAGCTGGCGGCCGGTTCGGCGTGGTGCAGACGCCCGAATACCTGGCGCTCAACCCGAATGCGATGGTGCCCACCATCGACGACGGCGAAGGCAGCGAGCGCGTCACGCTCTGGGAATCGAACGTGATCGTGCGCTACCTGTGCGCCAAGCACTCGCATGGCAAGTGCTACCCGAGCGAATTGCCTGCGCGCTTCGACGCCGAGCGCTGGATGGACTGGCAGCAGACCACGCTCAACCGCGCGAGCCGCGACGCCTTCGTGCAATGGATTCGCACGCTGCCGGCCGAACGCGACCCAGCACTGATCGCGGCATCGGTCCACGCGAGCGAGGCCCTGTTCGCCCTCCTCGACGCGCACCTTGCGCGACAGCCCTTCATGGCCGGCGACCGCTTCACGATGGCCGACATTCCCATCGGCTGCGAAGCGCATCGCTGGTTCGGCCTGCCGCCGGCCGAATACCAGCGCCCCAGTTGGCCGAACCTCGAACGCTGGTACGGCGAAATGATCTCCCGTCCGGGCACGCGCGGCGTGCTCGATCTCCCGCTCGAATGA
- a CDS encoding creatininase family protein has protein sequence MNASPVSLPRHWSQLTTRDFAALDVAATVAVLPLGATEQHGPHLPLGVDTVLADGIVAAALPLLPAALPVLFLPTQQIGLSPEHARFAGTLSLSAETVIRMWKEIGAGVARAGVKKLVLFNAHGGHVGAMDIVARELRAAHGLIVYSVSWFNLPLGAAGAQFGADEHRFGVHAGDIETSMMLALAPQQVRMGEARNFRSTSEQRAADYAILGNGKSAKLGWAMEDYNAEGAAGNAAAATAPRGQAVIDAAAQQLALLLAEVSRLPLDTANTQPLP, from the coding sequence ATGAACGCATCCCCTGTATCCCTGCCCCGCCACTGGTCTCAACTGACGACGCGCGACTTCGCGGCGCTCGATGTGGCAGCGACCGTCGCGGTGTTGCCGCTCGGCGCCACCGAGCAGCACGGGCCCCATCTGCCGCTGGGCGTGGACACCGTTCTGGCCGACGGCATCGTGGCCGCGGCGCTGCCGCTGCTGCCGGCCGCGTTGCCCGTGCTGTTCCTGCCCACCCAGCAGATCGGCCTGAGCCCCGAGCACGCGCGCTTTGCGGGCACGCTCTCGCTGTCGGCCGAGACCGTGATCCGCATGTGGAAGGAAATCGGCGCCGGCGTGGCGCGCGCCGGCGTGAAGAAGCTGGTGCTGTTCAATGCGCACGGCGGTCATGTGGGTGCGATGGACATCGTGGCGCGCGAGCTGCGCGCGGCGCACGGGCTCATCGTCTACAGCGTGAGCTGGTTCAATCTTCCGCTGGGCGCTGCGGGCGCGCAGTTCGGTGCCGACGAGCACCGCTTCGGCGTGCATGCGGGCGATATCGAAACCTCGATGATGCTGGCGCTGGCGCCGCAGCAGGTGCGCATGGGCGAGGCGAGGAACTTCCGCTCCACCTCCGAACAGCGCGCGGCCGACTACGCGATTCTCGGCAACGGCAAGAGCGCCAAGCTGGGCTGGGCCATGGAGGACTACAACGCAGAGGGCGCGGCCGGCAATGCAGCGGCCGCGACCGCGCCACGCGGCCAGGCGGTGATTGACGCGGCCGCGCAGCAGCTTGCGTTGTTGCTGGCCGAGGTGTCGCGCCTGCCGCTGGACACGGCCAACACGCAGCCCTTGCCCTGA
- a CDS encoding TonB-dependent receptor, whose amino-acid sequence MKPSSQNNPGPRQLWPLSLLAGAAFASLSGAALAQSASSAEGGTLPAVNVSAEEEKGYSPSSGSTATKSSAPLRDVPQAINVLSEQLLRDQGAVSMQDALRNAPGVSFNHGDGQRDQVVIRGFSAISDWFVDGVRDDALYFRDLSDTERIEVLKGPAAVLYGRGSSGGLINRVTKKPVFDRPFGEVSVGLGSHDYKRATADLNTPIGENMAFRLNVAREKSDSYRDQQFTDRYNIAPSLAIKFTPQTDLLLQYTTLRDQRLTDFGIPALNGRPVDVPIGAYYGSAHGRRDDTVTSQVQTFTATLNHRFSDALSLRNTTRYSSYHLDRNNTLPSGTTDPVRLTVGRTRGFVDRDESGWFNQTDLTWRNELGGFKQEWLVGAEFGVQRKRLYTVSSATGAQRVSLFNPVADPLPIPVASYLADSAIPSNSEFNTAALYFQDQITLAPQWKALLGGRYDVFKQDTSFERKLAPLERTDRKFSPRAGLVWQPDAVQSYYVSYSRSFQPSGENFALSASNLDNAPEITANKEIGAKFDLLDGNLNFTTALFNLERSGIKNTDPNNPRRQINVGTQRTNGLELALNGRLPGRWDVSAGYAYLDAKMTKSLATVSSLQLPVGAAIPLQGKTAALTPRHSAFVWAMKDLGHGFSAGGGLNYVSARYASLSNLVTLPSYLTADLAASYKTERYEIALNLKNIANRKYYISAHGSVDNLILPGPGREVQLTLRAKF is encoded by the coding sequence ATGAAGCCTTCTTCTCAAAACAACCCTGGCCCGCGCCAGCTCTGGCCCCTGTCTCTGCTGGCCGGCGCCGCGTTTGCGTCGCTGTCGGGCGCCGCCCTCGCGCAAAGCGCGTCGAGTGCCGAAGGAGGCACGCTGCCCGCGGTGAACGTCAGCGCCGAAGAGGAGAAAGGCTACTCGCCATCGTCCGGCAGCACCGCCACCAAGAGCAGCGCGCCGCTGCGGGACGTTCCGCAGGCCATCAACGTGCTGTCCGAACAACTGCTGCGCGACCAGGGTGCGGTCTCGATGCAGGACGCCCTGCGCAACGCACCGGGCGTGAGCTTCAACCATGGCGACGGCCAGCGCGACCAGGTCGTGATCCGCGGCTTCAGCGCCATTTCCGACTGGTTCGTCGACGGCGTGCGCGACGACGCGCTGTACTTCCGCGACCTGTCCGACACCGAGCGCATCGAGGTGCTCAAGGGTCCGGCGGCCGTGCTCTACGGCCGCGGCTCCTCGGGCGGACTGATCAACCGCGTGACCAAGAAACCGGTGTTCGACCGCCCTTTCGGAGAAGTCTCGGTAGGCCTGGGCAGCCATGACTACAAGCGCGCCACGGCCGACCTGAACACGCCCATCGGCGAGAACATGGCATTCCGCCTGAACGTGGCACGCGAGAAGTCCGACAGCTACCGCGACCAGCAGTTCACCGACCGCTACAACATCGCGCCCTCGCTCGCGATCAAGTTCACGCCGCAGACCGACCTGCTGCTGCAGTACACGACCCTGCGCGACCAGCGCCTGACCGACTTCGGGATTCCGGCGCTCAACGGCCGCCCGGTCGACGTGCCCATCGGCGCGTACTACGGCTCCGCACATGGCCGGCGCGACGACACCGTGACCAGCCAGGTGCAGACCTTCACCGCCACGTTGAACCACCGCTTCAGCGATGCGCTCAGCCTGCGCAACACCACGCGCTACTCGAGCTACCACCTCGACCGCAACAACACCCTGCCCAGCGGCACCACCGACCCGGTGCGCCTCACGGTCGGACGCACGCGCGGCTTCGTCGACCGCGACGAGAGCGGCTGGTTCAACCAGACCGACCTGACCTGGCGCAACGAGCTCGGCGGCTTCAAGCAGGAGTGGCTGGTCGGCGCCGAGTTCGGCGTGCAACGCAAGCGCCTGTACACCGTCTCCTCGGCCACCGGAGCCCAGCGGGTGAGCCTTTTCAACCCGGTGGCGGACCCGCTGCCGATTCCCGTCGCGAGCTATCTCGCGGACAGCGCGATCCCGAGCAACAGCGAGTTCAACACCGCGGCGCTGTACTTCCAGGACCAGATCACGCTGGCGCCGCAATGGAAGGCGCTGCTCGGCGGACGCTACGACGTGTTCAAGCAGGACACGAGCTTCGAGCGCAAGCTCGCGCCGCTGGAGCGCACCGACCGCAAGTTCAGCCCGCGCGCCGGCCTGGTGTGGCAGCCCGACGCCGTGCAGTCCTACTACGTGTCGTACAGCCGCTCGTTCCAGCCCTCGGGCGAGAACTTTGCGCTGTCTGCCAGCAACCTCGACAACGCGCCCGAGATCACGGCCAACAAGGAGATCGGCGCGAAGTTCGACCTGCTGGACGGCAACCTGAATTTCACGACCGCGCTGTTCAACCTGGAGCGCTCCGGCATCAAGAACACCGACCCGAACAACCCGCGCCGACAGATCAACGTCGGCACGCAGCGCACCAACGGCCTGGAGCTCGCGCTCAACGGCCGCCTGCCCGGCCGCTGGGACGTGAGCGCAGGCTATGCGTACCTCGACGCCAAGATGACGAAGTCGCTCGCCACCGTGAGCTCGCTGCAGCTGCCGGTGGGCGCCGCGATTCCCCTGCAGGGCAAGACCGCCGCGCTCACGCCGCGCCACTCGGCGTTCGTGTGGGCCATGAAGGACCTCGGCCATGGCTTCAGCGCCGGCGGCGGCCTGAACTACGTCAGCGCGCGCTATGCCTCGCTGAGCAATCTCGTGACGCTGCCTTCCTACCTGACCGCCGACCTCGCGGCGAGCTACAAGACCGAGCGCTACGAGATCGCGCTCAACCTGAAGAACATCGCGAATCGCAAGTACTACATCTCGGCGCACGGCAGCGTGGACAACCTGATCCTGCCGGGACCGGGCCGCGAAGTGCAGCTGACGCTGCGCGCGAAGTTCTAG
- a CDS encoding SDR family oxidoreductase: MDLQLQDRHVLITGGSKGIGLACALGFLREGARVSLVSRDLQNLEQGRKTLVEAFAQADGRVSVHAADLKNPASAVAALDTAEQAFGPVDVLVNSAGAARRTPPDELNAAAWHDAMDAKYFTYIHMIDPVVKRMGQRGQGAIVNVIGQGGKVASPVHMAGGAANAALMLVSAGMAAAYAAKGVRVNAVNPGLTLTERLQEGMKADAKLQGIGSDEALQRAKARLPLGRIAAPEEIANAVVFLASPKASYITGAIVAMDGAVTPMI, translated from the coding sequence ATGGATCTCCAGCTCCAGGACCGGCACGTTCTCATCACCGGCGGCAGCAAGGGCATCGGCCTGGCCTGCGCGCTGGGCTTCCTGCGCGAGGGCGCGCGCGTGAGCCTTGTCTCGCGCGATCTGCAGAACCTGGAGCAGGGCCGCAAGACGCTGGTCGAGGCGTTTGCACAGGCCGACGGCCGGGTCTCGGTGCATGCCGCCGACCTCAAGAATCCCGCAAGCGCCGTGGCCGCGCTCGATACGGCCGAGCAGGCCTTCGGCCCGGTCGACGTGCTGGTGAATTCCGCCGGCGCCGCGCGCCGCACGCCGCCCGACGAATTGAACGCCGCCGCCTGGCACGACGCGATGGACGCCAAGTACTTCACCTACATCCACATGATCGATCCGGTGGTCAAGCGCATGGGCCAACGCGGCCAGGGAGCCATCGTCAACGTGATTGGCCAGGGCGGCAAGGTGGCGAGCCCGGTTCACATGGCGGGCGGCGCGGCCAACGCGGCGCTGATGCTGGTGAGCGCCGGCATGGCCGCGGCCTATGCGGCCAAGGGCGTGCGCGTGAACGCAGTGAACCCCGGCCTCACGCTGACCGAACGGCTGCAGGAAGGCATGAAGGCGGATGCAAAGCTGCAAGGCATCGGCAGCGACGAGGCGTTGCAGCGCGCCAAGGCAAGGCTGCCGCTCGGGCGCATTGCGGCGCCTGAAGAAATTGCGAACGCAGTCGTGTTTCTCGCGTCGCCGAAGGCGAGCTACATCACCGGCGCCATCGTGGCGATGGACGGCGCCGTCACGCCCATGATCTAA
- a CDS encoding LysR family transcriptional regulator — translation MKIENLSDLQVLVQTARGGTLTAAAHALGMTPAAASATLKRLETQLGARLFERSTRAMRLTSQGQTLLDYAVRAFELLDEGESLVTADRGELVGTLRVAAPSDLTRSTLLPWFDEFLALHPGVQLSLSVGDRLLDVTRDEVDVALRYGALADSRLVARPFAMTSPLLTASPGYLRRHGAPTTPQDLVHHNCLTFDRGGRRHRTWRFAQNGQWTEVRVKGDRSVDDASLAREWAVAGYGITLKSALDVRNDTAAGRLVHLLPEWDTEPYPLHALMPSGRFVPARVRALVDFLAAKFDALTAPVA, via the coding sequence ATGAAGATTGAAAATCTCTCGGACCTGCAGGTGCTGGTGCAGACCGCGCGCGGCGGCACGCTCACCGCGGCGGCGCACGCCCTGGGCATGACGCCCGCCGCCGCCAGCGCCACGCTCAAGCGGCTGGAAACGCAGCTCGGCGCGCGGCTGTTCGAGCGCTCGACCCGCGCCATGCGCCTGACATCGCAGGGCCAGACGCTGCTCGACTACGCGGTGCGCGCCTTCGAGCTGCTGGACGAGGGTGAATCGCTGGTCACGGCCGACCGCGGCGAGCTGGTCGGCACCCTGCGCGTGGCCGCCCCGTCGGACCTCACGCGCAGCACGCTGCTGCCCTGGTTCGATGAATTCCTTGCGTTGCATCCGGGCGTGCAGCTGTCGCTGTCCGTCGGCGACCGGCTGCTGGACGTGACCCGCGACGAGGTCGACGTGGCGCTGCGCTACGGGGCGCTGGCCGATTCGCGGCTGGTGGCGCGGCCGTTTGCCATGACCAGCCCGTTGCTCACTGCGTCGCCCGGCTATCTGCGCCGCCATGGCGCACCGACGACGCCGCAAGACCTGGTGCACCACAACTGCCTCACCTTCGACCGCGGGGGGCGCCGCCACCGCACCTGGCGCTTCGCGCAGAACGGCCAATGGACCGAAGTGCGCGTGAAAGGCGACCGCAGCGTGGACGATGCCTCGCTCGCGCGCGAGTGGGCGGTGGCGGGCTACGGCATCACGCTGAAGTCGGCGCTCGACGTGCGCAACGACACCGCGGCCGGCCGGCTGGTGCACCTGCTGCCCGAGTGGGACACCGAGCCCTATCCGCTGCACGCACTGATGCCGAGCGGCCGCTTCGTGCCGGCGCGCGTGAGGGCGCTGGTGGACTTCCTGGCCGCGAAGTTCGACGCGCTGACGGCGCCCGTGGCTTAG
- a CDS encoding PhzF family phenazine biosynthesis protein: MKSRPFKQVDVFTATPYLGNPLAVVLDGSGLDDAEMQRFAQWTNLSETTFLLPPTEPTADYRVRIFTPGGELPFAGHPTIGSCHAWLQAGGKPKAAGRVVQQCAAGLVPLRREGERLAFSAPPLKRSAPSPTLLAKVAGALGLKAQQIVAAQVLDNGPVWFGLLLSDADTVLRLVPDHRMLKELGVKAGVAGVPAVEGSSMLIGRSNREARAFGGKAAAEGSPKIDLEVRAFAAPIGVEEDPVTGSLNASLAEWLIADGHMPARYVAAQGQCLGRAGLVYIERDGDGMVWVGGDAVTCVDGQVTL; this comes from the coding sequence ATGAAATCCCGCCCGTTCAAACAAGTCGACGTCTTCACCGCAACGCCCTACCTCGGCAACCCGCTCGCCGTGGTGCTCGACGGCAGCGGCCTCGACGATGCCGAGATGCAGCGCTTTGCGCAGTGGACCAACCTGTCCGAAACCACCTTCCTGCTGCCGCCGACCGAGCCCACGGCCGACTACCGCGTGCGCATCTTCACGCCGGGTGGCGAACTGCCCTTTGCCGGCCATCCCACCATCGGCAGCTGCCATGCCTGGCTGCAGGCCGGCGGCAAGCCGAAGGCGGCGGGCCGGGTCGTGCAGCAGTGCGCGGCCGGCCTGGTGCCGCTGCGGCGCGAAGGCGAGCGCTTGGCTTTCTCGGCCCCGCCGCTCAAGCGCAGCGCGCCCAGTCCCACCTTGCTGGCCAAGGTGGCGGGCGCGCTCGGCCTCAAGGCACAGCAGATCGTTGCGGCCCAGGTGCTCGACAACGGTCCGGTCTGGTTCGGCCTGCTGCTCAGCGATGCGGACACCGTGCTGCGGCTCGTGCCCGACCATCGCATGCTCAAGGAGCTGGGCGTCAAGGCCGGCGTCGCGGGCGTGCCCGCGGTGGAGGGCTCGTCGATGCTGATCGGCCGGTCGAACCGGGAGGCGCGCGCCTTCGGCGGCAAGGCCGCGGCCGAGGGCAGCCCGAAAATCGATCTCGAGGTGCGCGCTTTCGCGGCGCCCATCGGTGTCGAAGAAGACCCCGTCACCGGCAGCCTCAACGCCAGCCTCGCCGAGTGGCTGATCGCCGACGGCCACATGCCCGCGCGCTACGTGGCTGCGCAGGGCCAGTGCCTCGGACGCGCCGGCCTCGTGTACATCGAGCGCGACGGCGACGGCATGGTGTGGGTCGGCGGCGATGCCGTGACCTGCGTCGACGGCCAGGTCACGCTGTAA
- a CDS encoding zinc-binding alcohol dehydrogenase family protein: protein MKAIGYYQSLAIDHLESLQDIELPAPAVGPRDLLVRVKAISVNPVDTKVRKNMAPEAGQAKVLGWDAAGTVEAIGAGVKNFKVGDRVYYAGSIMRPGTSSELHAVDERIAALAPTSLDDAQAAALPLTTITAYELLFDRLKVLKGGGAGQTLLVTGGAGGVGSILIQLARQLTQLRVVATASRAETRAWCLALGAHAVIDHSKPLAVELKAAGIGEVDMVASLTQTGQHYAQIIESLKPQGQLAVIDDLPTLDAMPLKTKCISLHWEMMFTRSRFETPDIAEQGALLAEVAALVDSGRIRTTANASFGTINAANLRKAHALIESGTAQGKVVLAGF, encoded by the coding sequence ATGAAAGCCATCGGCTACTACCAATCCCTTGCCATCGACCACCTCGAGTCGCTGCAGGACATCGAACTGCCCGCGCCCGCGGTCGGCCCGCGCGACCTGCTGGTGCGCGTGAAGGCCATCTCGGTCAATCCGGTCGACACCAAGGTCCGCAAGAACATGGCGCCCGAGGCCGGCCAGGCCAAGGTGCTGGGCTGGGACGCCGCGGGCACGGTCGAGGCCATCGGCGCCGGGGTGAAGAACTTCAAGGTCGGCGACCGCGTGTACTACGCCGGCTCGATCATGCGGCCCGGCACCAGTTCCGAACTGCACGCGGTCGACGAGCGCATCGCGGCCCTGGCGCCCACCAGCCTCGACGATGCCCAGGCCGCCGCGCTGCCGCTGACCACCATCACTGCCTACGAGCTGCTGTTCGACCGCCTCAAGGTGCTGAAGGGCGGTGGCGCGGGGCAGACGCTGCTCGTCACCGGCGGCGCCGGCGGCGTGGGGTCGATCCTGATCCAGCTCGCGCGCCAGCTCACGCAGCTGCGCGTGGTGGCCACGGCCTCGCGCGCCGAGACGCGGGCCTGGTGCCTGGCGCTCGGTGCGCATGCGGTCATCGACCATTCGAAGCCGCTCGCGGTCGAGCTCAAGGCCGCGGGCATCGGCGAGGTCGACATGGTCGCGAGCCTCACGCAGACCGGCCAGCACTATGCGCAGATCATCGAAAGCCTCAAGCCCCAGGGCCAGCTCGCGGTGATCGACGACCTGCCGACGCTCGACGCGATGCCGCTCAAGACCAAGTGCATCTCGCTGCATTGGGAAATGATGTTCACGCGCTCGCGCTTCGAAACGCCGGACATCGCCGAGCAGGGCGCGCTGCTGGCCGAGGTGGCGGCGCTGGTCGATTCAGGCCGCATCCGCACCACCGCGAATGCCAGCTTCGGAACCATCAACGCCGCGAACCTCAGGAAGGCGCATGCGCTGATCGAGAGCGGCACCGCGCAGGGCAAGGTGGTGCTCGCGGGGTTCTGA
- a CDS encoding LysE family translocator: protein MISLATLALFVLAVLALFLSPGPNMAFVLSHGVAHGPRGGFAAALGISSADLVHTLFAASGVTALVAAWPPSFDLLRYAGVLYLLWLAAQAVRSGGGLPTGARAQPSAFSRIVRMAFLNNLVNPKALLFFMVFLPQFVDPARGSVPLQLVQLGVMLSVAALAFNTLLGACSGQVGRWLQRRPGAEKFQRGVLALVMAGLAIRLLLLDRPSVPSALSATPVQGS from the coding sequence ATGATCAGCCTCGCCACGCTCGCGCTCTTCGTTCTGGCCGTGCTGGCCCTGTTCCTGTCGCCCGGACCGAACATGGCCTTCGTGCTCTCGCACGGCGTGGCCCACGGGCCGCGCGGCGGCTTCGCGGCGGCGCTCGGCATCTCGTCGGCCGACCTGGTGCACACGCTCTTCGCGGCTAGCGGCGTCACGGCGCTGGTGGCGGCCTGGCCACCTTCGTTCGACCTGCTGCGCTATGCGGGGGTGCTGTACCTGCTGTGGCTCGCGGCGCAGGCCGTTCGCAGCGGCGGCGGCCTCCCCACCGGTGCGCGTGCGCAACCGTCCGCCTTCTCGCGCATCGTGCGCATGGCCTTTCTCAACAACCTCGTCAATCCGAAGGCGCTGCTGTTCTTCATGGTGTTCCTGCCGCAGTTCGTCGACCCCGCGCGCGGCAGCGTGCCCTTGCAACTGGTGCAGCTCGGCGTCATGCTGTCGGTAGCCGCGCTCGCGTTCAATACGCTGCTCGGCGCATGCAGCGGACAGGTCGGCCGCTGGCTGCAGCGCCGCCCGGGGGCTGAAAAGTTCCAGCGCGGCGTGCTGGCCCTGGTAATGGCCGGCCTGGCCATCCGCCTGCTGCTGCTCGACCGTCCTTCCGTGCCGTCCGCCCTGTCCGCCACACCTGTCCAAGGAAGCTGA
- a CDS encoding GNAT family N-acetyltransferase — translation MADRITQPPIEFETSRLRLRQWRESDRSPFAALAADPEVMAFLLPVPTRADSDALVERFKTRIDENGWGFWAVEHKDSGEFAGFTGLNVPVATLPFSPCVEIGWRFARKWWGQGLASEAARGALQAGFERLGFDEIVAFTAVGNLRSAAVMERIGMHEDTAGAFDHPAVPEGHALRRHRLYRIGRPPQQRR, via the coding sequence ATGGCCGACCGTATCACCCAACCTCCGATCGAATTCGAAACGTCGCGCCTTCGGTTGCGGCAATGGCGCGAGAGCGATCGCTCGCCCTTTGCCGCGCTTGCTGCCGATCCTGAAGTCATGGCGTTCCTGCTGCCGGTTCCCACGCGGGCCGACAGCGACGCATTGGTCGAGCGCTTCAAGACGCGCATCGACGAGAACGGCTGGGGCTTCTGGGCCGTCGAGCACAAGGACTCGGGCGAATTTGCCGGCTTCACCGGCCTCAACGTGCCGGTGGCCACGCTGCCCTTCTCGCCCTGCGTGGAGATCGGCTGGCGCTTCGCAAGAAAGTGGTGGGGCCAGGGGCTCGCGAGCGAGGCTGCGCGCGGCGCGCTGCAGGCCGGCTTCGAACGGCTCGGCTTCGACGAGATCGTGGCGTTCACGGCCGTCGGCAACCTTCGGTCGGCAGCCGTGATGGAACGCATCGGCATGCATGAAGACACGGCCGGCGCCTTCGACCATCCGGCCGTGCCCGAGGGCCACGCGCTGCGCCGGCATCGGCTTTACCGCATCGGCCGCCCTCCGCAACAACGCCGATAA
- a CDS encoding VOC family protein, with amino-acid sequence MRAQLDHLVIAAASLAEGVAWCEATLGVVPGPGGAHPLMGTHNRLLNIASDAFPQAYLEIIAIEPGKRPSRRGTRRWFDLDDAVLQAGLARRGPRLVHFVARVPDAQAALQALAHEERAHIDRGHLLEASRDTPAGRLEWQITVRDDGQRLFYGALPTLIQWGPVHPTDAMPASGLAMRSLQVTHPRAADLSAALSAIGMADMAVQPGAPNLVAVLDTPRGPVTLQSEGL; translated from the coding sequence ATGCGCGCGCAGCTCGACCACCTGGTGATCGCCGCCGCCTCGCTGGCCGAAGGCGTGGCGTGGTGCGAGGCCACGCTGGGCGTCGTGCCCGGCCCCGGCGGCGCGCATCCGCTGATGGGCACGCACAACCGGCTGCTGAACATTGCGAGCGACGCGTTTCCCCAGGCCTACCTGGAAATCATCGCGATCGAGCCGGGTAAGCGGCCGTCTCGCCGCGGTACGCGGCGCTGGTTCGACCTCGACGATGCGGTGCTGCAGGCGGGCCTCGCGCGGCGCGGACCGCGGCTGGTGCACTTCGTGGCGCGCGTGCCCGACGCCCAGGCCGCGCTCCAGGCGCTGGCGCACGAGGAACGCGCGCACATCGATCGCGGCCATCTGCTCGAAGCCTCGCGCGACACGCCCGCCGGCCGGCTCGAATGGCAGATCACCGTGCGCGACGACGGCCAGCGGCTCTTCTACGGCGCGCTGCCCACGCTGATCCAGTGGGGCCCCGTGCATCCCACCGATGCCATGCCCGCCTCGGGATTGGCGATGCGATCGCTGCAGGTCACACATCCCCGCGCGGCCGACCTGTCGGCGGCGCTGTCGGCCATCGGCATGGCCGACATGGCCGTGCAACCCGGCGCACCCAACCTCGTGGCCGTGCTCGACACGCCCCGAGGCCCCGTCACGCTTCAATCCGAAGGGCTTTGA
- a CDS encoding DUF305 domain-containing protein produces the protein MLLSLIVMYFVMFSMIDGWGDFRNNLNMFYMALTMVAPMGIIMLATMRGMYRSKALNGALQVGLAVLFVAALAGTRQQSLIGDGQFIASMVPHHSGAILMCREAQLKDPELVKLCQQISSSQRGEIEQMNAIRKRLAAPGLAGT, from the coding sequence ATGCTGCTCAGCCTCATCGTCATGTACTTCGTGATGTTTTCCATGATCGACGGCTGGGGCGACTTCCGGAACAACCTCAACATGTTCTACATGGCGCTCACCATGGTGGCGCCCATGGGGATCATCATGCTGGCAACGATGCGGGGGATGTACCGCAGCAAGGCGCTCAACGGCGCACTCCAGGTCGGGCTCGCGGTGCTGTTTGTCGCCGCCCTGGCAGGTACGCGGCAGCAGAGCCTGATAGGCGATGGCCAGTTCATCGCCTCGATGGTGCCGCATCACTCGGGCGCAATCCTCATGTGCCGCGAAGCCCAACTGAAAGATCCCGAGCTGGTGAAGCTGTGCCAGCAGATTTCAAGCTCTCAACGCGGCGAGATCGAACAGATGAATGCCATCCGGAAGAGACTCGCTGCGCCGGGGCTCGCTGGCACCTAG
- a CDS encoding LysE family translocator → MLTLTEIAWFALASLLLALTPGPNMIYCVSRTLIQGRRAGLISLGGVLMAFLAHLFAAALGLTALLLAVPLAFDAIRLAGAAYLMWLAWQAVRPGGNAPFEARALPADPPGKLFRMGFLTNLLNPKVAMFYLSFFPQFIHPERGSVLLQSMQLGVAQMASSAVVNTVMILGAASITAVLSQSAGWLRAQRYVMGSVLAALAVRVALTERK, encoded by the coding sequence ATGCTGACCTTGACCGAAATCGCCTGGTTCGCGCTGGCCTCGCTGCTGCTGGCGCTCACGCCGGGGCCGAACATGATCTATTGCGTGTCGCGCACGCTCATCCAGGGCCGCCGCGCGGGACTGATTTCGCTGGGCGGCGTGCTGATGGCCTTCCTGGCGCATCTGTTCGCCGCCGCGCTCGGGCTCACCGCCCTGCTGCTGGCCGTGCCGCTCGCGTTCGACGCGATCCGGCTCGCGGGTGCGGCTTACTTGATGTGGCTCGCATGGCAGGCCGTCAGGCCCGGCGGCAATGCGCCCTTCGAGGCGCGTGCGCTGCCGGCCGATCCGCCGGGCAAGCTGTTTCGCATGGGGTTCCTCACCAACCTGCTGAACCCGAAGGTCGCGATGTTCTATCTCTCGTTCTTTCCGCAGTTCATTCATCCCGAGCGCGGCTCGGTGCTGCTGCAGAGCATGCAGCTGGGCGTCGCGCAAATGGCCAGCAGCGCGGTGGTCAACACCGTGATGATCCTCGGCGCCGCGAGCATCACGGCCGTGCTCTCGCAAAGCGCCGGCTGGCTGCGCGCGCAGCGCTACGTCATGGGCAGCGTGCTGGCCGCGCTCGCGGTGCGCGTCGCGCTGACGGAACGCAAGTGA